From a region of the Vagococcus coleopterorum genome:
- the pknB gene encoding Stk1 family PASTA domain-containing Ser/Thr kinase: MVKVGHKINDRYKVIGNVGSGGMANVFLAEDLILEREVAVKMLRFDFQNDQIAIRRFQREALAASELVHPNIVGVYDVGEEDGMQYLVMEYVKGTDLKQYIKKNHPLSIETVVRIMEQVLSGVSLAHKHHIIHRDLKPQNILMDEAGNVKIADFGIAVALSETSLTQTNTLLGSVHYLSPEQARGGMATRQSDIYALGIILYELLTGRVPFDGESAVSIALKHFQSEVPSVRAMNVSIPQALENVILHAAAKDPKDRYLTANDMELDISTALDSARRDEPVFVPKHLSMDETKVLSPITESDIPESFRHMSAEKEEKVVTSKKTPVVEEEEEPKKKRKWPWILLLLILAGVGLGYLGLSGNKPIKMPDLKDKTVSEARRELTALGLKVDEDIVEVPDEEIEAGNVVRTIPKAGVEVKKGREIKLYISSGTKKIMLKDYENKKYDDVYEELIALGFGDKQIVKKKEGSEDVEEGYIISQSPKDGKEVDPSEDEIELVVSTGSELVKLDDYVGMSYEAAYDQLIALGFSGSQILRNDETSDEVEAGVVMKSTPGSQASVNPNKDTVELTVSKGAKSFGLRNMEGYTKAQAHKYLEDKGLIAKEAPSEYSDTVPFGSVISHTPDGGTELYKGDSVTLVISKGPEPKEETEATEKEEALDTEVNPFG, translated from the coding sequence ATGGTTAAAGTGGGACATAAAATAAATGATCGTTATAAAGTGATTGGTAATGTTGGTAGTGGTGGTATGGCCAATGTTTTCTTAGCAGAAGATTTAATTTTAGAACGCGAAGTAGCTGTGAAGATGTTACGTTTTGACTTCCAAAATGACCAAATCGCAATTCGTCGTTTCCAAAGAGAAGCGTTAGCCGCCTCTGAATTAGTTCATCCGAATATTGTAGGCGTTTATGATGTTGGTGAAGAAGATGGCATGCAATATTTAGTAATGGAATATGTCAAAGGGACAGATTTGAAACAGTATATTAAAAAGAATCATCCGTTATCGATTGAAACGGTCGTGCGTATTATGGAGCAAGTTTTATCAGGAGTCTCGTTAGCCCATAAACACCACATCATCCATCGTGATTTAAAACCACAAAACATTTTAATGGACGAAGCAGGTAATGTTAAAATTGCCGATTTTGGGATTGCGGTTGCTTTAAGTGAGACATCGTTAACTCAAACTAACACGTTATTGGGATCAGTTCACTATTTATCACCAGAACAAGCACGTGGTGGAATGGCAACGCGTCAATCAGATATTTACGCGTTAGGTATTATTTTGTATGAATTATTAACTGGTCGCGTGCCATTTGATGGTGAATCTGCCGTATCAATTGCACTGAAGCATTTCCAAAGTGAAGTGCCATCTGTACGTGCCATGAATGTTTCAATTCCTCAAGCGCTTGAAAATGTTATATTGCATGCAGCAGCGAAAGATCCAAAAGATCGATATTTAACTGCCAACGATATGGAATTGGACATTTCGACTGCTTTGGATTCTGCAAGAAGAGATGAACCAGTTTTTGTTCCGAAACACTTATCTATGGATGAAACGAAAGTTCTAAGCCCGATTACGGAAAGTGATATTCCAGAATCTTTTAGACATATGTCCGCTGAAAAAGAAGAAAAAGTAGTGACCTCTAAAAAAACACCAGTTGTTGAAGAGGAAGAAGAGCCAAAGAAAAAACGTAAATGGCCTTGGATTTTATTATTATTGATTTTGGCGGGTGTTGGCCTAGGGTATCTTGGTTTATCCGGAAATAAACCCATCAAAATGCCGGATTTAAAAGACAAAACAGTGTCTGAAGCAAGACGTGAGTTGACGGCACTGGGATTAAAAGTCGACGAGGATATTGTGGAAGTCCCAGATGAAGAAATTGAGGCTGGAAACGTTGTTCGCACAATTCCAAAAGCTGGTGTTGAAGTAAAAAAAGGTCGTGAGATTAAACTTTATATTAGTAGTGGAACAAAGAAAATCATGTTAAAAGATTACGAAAATAAAAAGTATGATGACGTTTATGAAGAGCTAATTGCATTAGGTTTTGGAGATAAGCAAATAGTTAAGAAAAAAGAAGGATCAGAAGATGTTGAAGAAGGTTACATCATTTCTCAGTCACCTAAAGATGGGAAAGAAGTTGATCCATCAGAAGATGAAATTGAATTAGTCGTGAGTACCGGAAGTGAATTAGTTAAATTAGATGATTACGTTGGTATGAGCTATGAAGCAGCCTATGATCAGTTGATTGCCCTAGGATTTTCTGGTAGTCAGATTTTAAGAAATGATGAGACCTCTGATGAGGTGGAAGCTGGTGTTGTAATGAAGTCAACGCCAGGTTCCCAAGCAAGTGTGAACCCGAATAAAGATACAGTTGAGTTGACTGTTAGTAAGGGTGCTAAAAGTTTCGGTTTAAGAAACATGGAAGGTTACACTAAAGCACAAGCTCATAAATACTTAGAAGACAAAGGTTTAATAGCTAAAGAAGCGCCATCTGAGTATTCAGATACCGTACCATTTGGTAGTGTCATTTCTCACACGCCAGATGGTGGAACAGAACTTTACAAAGGTGACTCGGTTACCTTAGTTATTTCTAAGGGACCAGAACCTAAAGAAGAGACAGAGGCTACAGAGAAAGAAGAAGCACTGGATACAGAAGTTAATCCATTTGGATAA
- the rpmB gene encoding 50S ribosomal protein L28: MAKECYITGRKSRSGNSRSHAMNASKRTWKPNLQKVRILVDGKPKKVWVSTRALKSGKVERV; this comes from the coding sequence ATGGCAAAAGAATGTTATATTACTGGACGTAAGTCTAGAAGTGGTAACTCACGCTCTCACGCAATGAACGCATCAAAACGTACTTGGAAACCTAACCTACAAAAAGTTAGAATCTTAGTAGATGGTAAACCTAAAAAAGTTTGGGTATCAACTCGTGCTTTAAAATCAGGTAAAGTTGAACGTGTATAA
- a CDS encoding Asp23/Gls24 family envelope stress response protein yields the protein MAVKIKTQAGTIEISNEVIATVVGGAATDIYGIVGMASKNQIKDNLNDILRKENYSRGVVVRQEENGVGIDVYTIVSYGTKISEVSRNVQESVKYNLETMLGVTANSVNVLVQGVRVLPE from the coding sequence ATGGCTGTTAAAATAAAAACACAAGCAGGCACTATCGAAATTAGTAATGAGGTTATTGCTACAGTAGTTGGCGGAGCAGCAACAGATATCTATGGTATCGTGGGTATGGCTAGTAAAAACCAAATCAAAGATAACTTAAATGATATTTTACGCAAAGAAAACTATTCTCGTGGCGTCGTAGTTCGTCAAGAAGAAAACGGCGTTGGAATTGACGTCTACACAATTGTAAGTTATGGTACTAAAATATCAGAAGTTAGTCGTAACGTTCAAGAAAGTGTGAAATATAACCTAGAAACAATGCTAGGCGTTACTGCAAACTCAGTAAATGTACTTGTACAAGGTGTACGTGTCCTACCGGAATAA
- a CDS encoding DAK2 domain-containing protein, translated as MKVTAITSDQFQQMVQAGSDRLDKNAEYVNQLNVFPVPDGDTGTNMNLSMTSGAEAVASSLSENVGELAQVLSKGLLMGARGNSGVILSQLFRGFSKEIPEVKDLTAKELAAAFTNGVETAYKAVMKPVEGTILTVARLAAVAGEEKALETDDCVEVMQAVVDGGQVALDGTPDLLPVLKEVGVVDSGGQGLLFIYEGFLEVLSGKVVEKVYQPNPAQMTDMVNAEHHRSVAGHVATEDITFGYCTEIMVKIGEGETVDSEFDYDTFRNYLNELGDSLLVVADDEIIKVHVHTETPGEVMNYGQKFGSLVKIKVDNMRLQHDTILENEKNDTPKEKAPAKPYGIIAIAAGKGVQELFTSMGANHIISGGQTMNPSTEDILKAIEEVNAEKVIILPNNKNIFMAADAAAEVSEIPVAVVPAKTISQGMTAMLGFNDQMSLEENKEAMINMLDEVKSGQVTTAVRDTNIDGIEIKENHFIGMLEGKIVVCQPELAATAISTLEKMIDEDSEIVTIIIGEDGNQEEAEALEAAVLNIDSDLEVEIHQGDQPVYPYLFSVE; from the coding sequence GTGAAAGTTACAGCAATAACAAGTGATCAGTTTCAGCAAATGGTTCAAGCTGGTTCAGATCGATTAGATAAAAATGCAGAATATGTTAACCAATTAAATGTATTCCCTGTGCCCGATGGTGATACAGGTACTAATATGAATTTATCAATGACAAGTGGTGCTGAAGCAGTTGCTTCTAGCTTGTCTGAAAATGTGGGCGAATTAGCTCAAGTTTTATCAAAAGGATTATTGATGGGAGCTCGTGGTAACTCAGGAGTTATCTTATCGCAATTATTCCGTGGATTCTCAAAAGAAATCCCTGAAGTAAAAGACTTAACAGCGAAAGAATTAGCTGCTGCTTTTACTAATGGTGTAGAAACTGCTTATAAAGCAGTGATGAAGCCAGTTGAAGGAACAATCTTAACAGTTGCTCGTCTTGCAGCAGTTGCCGGTGAAGAAAAAGCTTTAGAAACTGATGACTGTGTTGAAGTTATGCAAGCAGTTGTTGACGGTGGACAAGTTGCTTTAGATGGTACGCCAGATTTATTACCTGTTTTAAAAGAAGTTGGCGTAGTTGATAGTGGTGGACAAGGTCTATTATTTATCTATGAAGGCTTCTTAGAAGTTTTATCTGGAAAAGTTGTTGAGAAAGTCTATCAACCAAACCCAGCTCAAATGACTGATATGGTTAATGCTGAACATCACCGTAGTGTGGCTGGACACGTGGCAACTGAAGATATTACCTTTGGTTATTGTACAGAAATCATGGTTAAAATTGGTGAAGGCGAAACCGTTGATAGCGAATTTGATTATGATACATTCCGTAACTACTTAAACGAATTAGGTGATTCATTGTTAGTTGTTGCTGATGATGAGATTATCAAAGTACACGTTCATACTGAAACCCCTGGTGAAGTCATGAACTATGGTCAAAAATTTGGTTCATTAGTTAAAATCAAAGTTGATAACATGCGTTTACAACATGATACGATTTTAGAAAATGAAAAAAATGATACGCCAAAAGAAAAAGCACCAGCGAAACCTTACGGCATTATTGCAATTGCTGCAGGTAAAGGTGTTCAAGAATTATTCACAAGCATGGGAGCGAACCACATTATTAGTGGTGGACAAACAATGAACCCAAGTACTGAAGATATTCTGAAAGCAATCGAAGAAGTGAATGCTGAAAAAGTCATCATTTTACCAAATAATAAAAATATCTTCATGGCTGCAGATGCGGCTGCTGAAGTTAGTGAAATTCCAGTAGCAGTTGTTCCTGCGAAAACAATCTCACAAGGTATGACAGCAATGTTAGGCTTCAATGATCAAATGTCTCTTGAAGAAAATAAAGAAGCAATGATCAACATGTTAGATGAAGTGAAGAGTGGTCAAGTAACAACGGCTGTGCGTGACACTAACATTGATGGTATTGAAATTAAAGAAAATCATTTCATCGGAATGCTTGAAGGAAAAATCGTTGTTTGCCAACCTGAGTTAGCAGCAACAGCTATTTCAACATTAGAAAAAATGATTGATGAAGACAGTGAAATCGTGACGATCATCATTGGTGAAGATGGTAATCAAGAAGAAGCAGAAGCTTTAGAAGCAGCTGTTTTAAATATTGATAGTGATCTTGAAGTTGAGATTCACCAAGGGGACCAACCGGTTTACCCTTACTTATTCTCAGTAGAATAA
- the fmt gene encoding methionyl-tRNA formyltransferase, whose protein sequence is MTKIVFMGTPGFSAPILDGLIEEGYDVVAVVTQPDRPVGRKRLLTPTPVKARALVHGLDVLQPEKISGSPEMERVIALEPDLIVTAAFGQFLPEKLLQAPKHGAINVHASLLPKYRGGAPVHYSIIDGQPETGVTIMEMIKKMDAGDIISQEAITITDEDNVGTMFDKLSDLGRKLLIKTLPGYLAGSIETKGQDEEEVTFSPNITREEEAIDWNKNATAVWNQVRGMNPWPVAHTVFEEARWKLFEVEVLPEEKTTEMPGTIIKIDKKNLWIACGEGTVLAVKEIQPAGKGKLSVTEFLNGSGKSIEMGQVVGHG, encoded by the coding sequence ATGACTAAAATAGTTTTTATGGGAACACCAGGTTTTTCAGCGCCTATCTTAGATGGGTTGATTGAAGAAGGTTATGATGTGGTCGCCGTAGTGACTCAACCAGATCGTCCAGTGGGGCGTAAACGTCTATTAACTCCGACGCCAGTCAAAGCAAGAGCGCTTGTTCATGGCTTGGATGTTTTACAGCCGGAAAAAATTTCAGGTTCCCCAGAAATGGAACGGGTGATAGCTTTAGAACCAGATTTGATCGTAACGGCAGCATTTGGTCAGTTTTTACCGGAAAAATTATTGCAAGCGCCAAAACATGGGGCGATTAATGTCCATGCCTCTTTGCTACCTAAATATCGTGGTGGAGCACCAGTTCATTATTCGATTATTGATGGGCAACCGGAAACGGGTGTGACGATTATGGAAATGATTAAAAAAATGGATGCTGGCGATATTATTAGTCAAGAAGCGATTACTATTACGGATGAAGATAATGTTGGGACGATGTTTGATAAATTGAGTGATTTAGGTCGAAAATTATTAATTAAAACATTGCCTGGTTATTTGGCTGGATCGATTGAAACAAAAGGTCAAGATGAAGAAGAGGTGACTTTCTCTCCGAATATCACTCGTGAAGAAGAAGCAATTGACTGGAATAAGAACGCGACAGCAGTTTGGAATCAAGTTCGCGGGATGAATCCTTGGCCGGTTGCCCATACCGTTTTTGAAGAGGCTCGCTGGAAGTTGTTTGAGGTTGAAGTCTTACCAGAAGAAAAGACAACTGAAATGCCGGGAACAATTATTAAAATAGACAAGAAAAACTTATGGATTGCTTGTGGTGAAGGGACCGTTTTAGCGGTGAAAGAAATTCAACCGGCTGGCAAGGGGAAATTGTCGGTAACAGAGTTCTTAAATGGATCAGGCAAATCAATCGAGATGGGACAAGTGGTAGGACATGGCTAA
- the rpe gene encoding ribulose-phosphate 3-epimerase, with translation MKIAPSILSADFANLERDVKLVEAGGADYIHVDVMDGQFVPNITLGPNIVSALRPVTQLPLDVHLMITEPERYVENFAKAGADIIVVHQESTNHLHRVLQMIKNAGVKSGVVINPATPVSAIKEVLEMVDLVLVMTVNPGFGGQAFIPSCLAKIEELSELRQTNGYAYEIEVDGGIVPETATLCAQAGADVFVAGSYVYNSEDPNGQIALIRKAIES, from the coding sequence ATGAAGATAGCCCCATCAATTTTAAGTGCAGATTTTGCGAATTTAGAGCGTGATGTTAAGTTAGTTGAAGCAGGCGGAGCAGATTATATCCATGTAGACGTTATGGATGGTCAGTTTGTGCCAAACATTACCTTAGGCCCAAATATCGTGTCGGCGTTACGCCCAGTGACACAATTACCGTTAGATGTGCACTTGATGATTACGGAACCTGAACGTTATGTTGAGAATTTTGCAAAAGCGGGTGCCGATATTATTGTGGTTCATCAAGAGAGTACGAATCACTTGCACCGCGTTTTACAAATGATTAAAAATGCAGGCGTGAAATCGGGAGTTGTTATCAATCCAGCAACGCCAGTTTCAGCGATTAAAGAAGTGCTTGAAATGGTTGATTTAGTTCTTGTGATGACGGTTAATCCAGGTTTCGGAGGTCAAGCCTTTATTCCGTCATGTTTAGCTAAAATTGAAGAGTTAAGTGAATTGCGTCAAACAAATGGCTATGCATATGAAATTGAAGTAGATGGTGGCATTGTTCCAGAAACGGCAACATTGTGTGCCCAAGCTGGAGCAGATGTCTTTGTAGCGGGATCATATGTTTATAATTCAGAAGATCCGAATGGACAAATTGCATTAATTCGTAAAGCGATTGAGTCATAA
- a CDS encoding thiamine diphosphokinase, with protein sequence MMKQIIIVAGGSPKYWPEMSSYKKNETFWVGVDRGAWFLLENGITPDYAVGDFDSLSVEEFKTISEVVSEVVKAPREKDETDTQLGLKIAMSECDDCPIILIGATGGRMDHLMANFWLMLEPRFQEISQRFMIKDNQNSITFYQSGSHVVEKEGDKDYLGFLCVTPVADLTLRGVKYPLNNYQAAYPISFASNEFIEGYANFEFSSGVVVVVQSKDK encoded by the coding sequence ATGATGAAGCAGATTATTATTGTAGCGGGTGGATCACCTAAATATTGGCCAGAAATGTCTAGTTATAAAAAGAATGAAACATTTTGGGTTGGTGTCGACCGGGGTGCGTGGTTTTTACTGGAAAATGGTATCACACCGGATTATGCTGTTGGAGATTTTGATTCTTTGTCGGTGGAAGAGTTTAAAACCATTTCTGAAGTAGTTTCGGAAGTGGTAAAAGCACCGAGAGAAAAAGATGAGACAGATACACAACTTGGTTTGAAAATAGCGATGTCTGAATGTGATGATTGCCCTATTATTTTAATTGGTGCAACAGGTGGTCGCATGGATCATTTAATGGCAAATTTTTGGTTGATGTTGGAGCCGCGTTTTCAAGAAATTAGCCAACGGTTTATGATAAAAGACAATCAGAATAGCATTACGTTTTATCAGTCGGGGAGTCACGTTGTTGAAAAAGAAGGAGATAAAGATTATTTAGGTTTCCTTTGTGTGACGCCGGTAGCTGATTTGACGCTTAGAGGAGTTAAGTACCCGCTGAATAATTATCAAGCGGCGTATCCGATTAGTTTTGCAAGTAATGAATTTATTGAAGGTTACGCTAATTTTGAGTTTTCTTCAGGCGTGGTCGTAGTTGTTCAAAGTAAAGACAAATAA
- the rsgA gene encoding ribosome small subunit-dependent GTPase A, giving the protein MQKGQIRKALSGFYYIYSEGETYQTRGRGNLRNRKITPLVGDWVEFESDNLIEGYLLDVLPRDNQLVRPAVANVDQGVIVMSCVEPNYSLNLLDRFLVTLEYEQIKPLIYFTKVDLLDDAAYQEVRQVKAVYEKIGYQVFLPNQTSNDQAIKELVELFEGKLTVFMGQTGAGKSTLLNNISPELALKTGEISSSLGRGRHTTRHVELIPLNGGLVGDTPGFSAIDFTEIENTELTAQFPEILKASEGCKFRECLHIHEPKCQVKLELENGTVEESRYKNYCQFLSEIENRKPVYGKNKK; this is encoded by the coding sequence TTGCAAAAAGGCCAGATTAGAAAAGCGTTAAGCGGTTTTTACTATATTTATTCAGAAGGTGAAACTTATCAAACGAGAGGACGAGGGAATTTGCGTAATCGCAAAATCACTCCCTTGGTTGGAGATTGGGTAGAATTTGAGAGCGACAACTTAATAGAAGGTTACTTGTTGGATGTTTTGCCACGAGATAATCAATTAGTCCGCCCAGCAGTTGCCAATGTTGATCAAGGCGTTATTGTAATGAGCTGTGTGGAACCTAATTATTCGTTAAATCTTTTGGATCGTTTTTTAGTAACGTTAGAGTATGAGCAGATTAAACCATTAATCTACTTTACTAAGGTCGATCTCTTGGATGATGCAGCGTATCAAGAGGTACGACAAGTGAAAGCAGTCTATGAGAAAATTGGCTACCAAGTGTTCTTGCCAAATCAAACATCAAACGACCAAGCAATTAAAGAATTAGTAGAGCTTTTCGAAGGGAAGTTAACGGTCTTTATGGGCCAAACAGGTGCAGGGAAATCAACCCTACTTAATAATATTTCGCCGGAATTAGCCTTGAAGACTGGAGAAATTTCAAGTTCACTAGGGCGTGGTCGTCATACGACACGTCATGTGGAGTTGATCCCATTGAATGGTGGTCTAGTAGGTGATACGCCAGGGTTTAGTGCAATTGATTTTACAGAGATTGAAAATACCGAATTAACGGCACAATTTCCTGAAATTTTAAAAGCATCTGAAGGCTGTAAGTTTCGAGAGTGTTTGCATATCCATGAGCCAAAATGCCAGGTTAAGTTAGAGCTAGAGAATGGAACCGTTGAAGAAAGTCGTTATAAGAATTATTGTCAGTTTTTATCAGAGATTGAAAATCGTAAGCCGGTTTATGGAAAAAACAAAAAATAA
- a CDS encoding Stp1/IreP family PP2C-type Ser/Thr phosphatase: protein MKIQFITDVGRRRRTNQDSAGFCENKAGVTLALVADGMGGHQAGDIASSMLIETLVAAWKSSELKETTKITSWLKETIQAANEAIHKKGQENEEMAGMGTTLVAVVVLPGECLVAHVGDSRVYLLREQGINQLTEDHSLVHELVKSGEITEEMAANHPRRNVLTRSVGGQSTVEVDVTTLVLENGDTLLLCSDGLTNMVANDDILAIVETKEDVDEALHELVNHANEAGGADNITALLMKISDVKEVLTHG, encoded by the coding sequence ATGAAAATACAATTTATAACAGATGTTGGCAGACGTCGCCGCACCAATCAAGACAGCGCAGGTTTTTGCGAAAATAAAGCGGGGGTTACTTTAGCTCTTGTAGCCGATGGTATGGGTGGTCACCAAGCCGGTGATATCGCTAGCAGTATGCTGATTGAAACGTTAGTTGCTGCTTGGAAGTCTAGCGAACTAAAAGAAACGACAAAAATTACTTCTTGGTTGAAAGAGACGATTCAAGCCGCAAATGAAGCAATCCATAAAAAGGGTCAAGAAAATGAAGAGATGGCTGGTATGGGGACAACTCTAGTAGCTGTCGTTGTATTGCCAGGTGAATGTCTAGTAGCGCACGTTGGAGACAGTCGTGTTTATTTACTGCGCGAACAAGGGATTAACCAGTTAACAGAGGATCATTCATTGGTTCATGAACTAGTGAAGTCTGGTGAAATAACGGAAGAAATGGCGGCTAACCATCCTCGTCGTAATGTTTTAACACGTTCGGTTGGAGGACAAAGTACAGTTGAGGTAGATGTTACGACTTTGGTACTTGAAAATGGCGATACATTATTATTGTGTTCAGATGGTTTAACCAATATGGTGGCAAATGATGACATTTTAGCGATTGTTGAAACAAAAGAAGATGTCGATGAAGCGTTACATGAATTAGTGAATCACGCTAATGAGGCGGGTGGGGCAGATAATATTACTGCTTTATTAATGAAAATAAGTGATGTCAAGGAGGTGCTAACGCATGGTTAA
- the def gene encoding peptide deformylase has product MPYPIVLYPNKILETPTKEVVEITDELIEMLDGMRETMIAHDGIGIAAPQIGQSLRVALVEIDEESGLFEMINPKIIKAKGKDIDVEGCLSFPEVYGTVERAKEIIVRYFDREGEEYEVTATEYFARAIQHELEHLDGKLFTDKIIDKIAPEDLDAYMEERLND; this is encoded by the coding sequence ATGCCATACCCAATAGTTCTTTATCCTAATAAAATTTTAGAAACACCGACGAAAGAAGTTGTTGAAATTACAGATGAACTGATTGAAATGTTGGATGGGATGAGAGAAACGATGATTGCTCATGACGGCATTGGTATTGCAGCTCCGCAAATTGGTCAAAGTTTACGAGTTGCCTTGGTTGAAATTGATGAAGAATCAGGTTTGTTTGAGATGATTAATCCGAAAATTATCAAAGCAAAAGGAAAAGACATTGATGTTGAGGGTTGCTTAAGTTTTCCAGAGGTTTATGGAACGGTAGAACGTGCCAAAGAAATTATTGTTCGTTATTTCGATCGTGAAGGTGAAGAGTATGAAGTGACAGCAACAGAATATTTCGCGCGTGCCATTCAACATGAATTAGAACACTTAGATGGTAAATTGTTTACCGATAAAATTATTGATAAAATTGCACCAGAAGATTTAGATGCTTACATGGAGGAGAGATTAAATGACTAA
- the rsmB gene encoding 16S rRNA (cytosine(967)-C(5))-methyltransferase RsmB codes for MAKKIPVKIKHSARFAAMNALVKVANRQAYSNLLINQILNESQLSEKDGRLMTEIVYGTISRRLTLEYGLAPFIAKAKKVEPWVYQLLLLSLYQLEYLDRVPEHAIVDEAVEIAKARGNIGASRFVNGVLRTIQREGVPSPELIKDPVERLSVEISMPKWLVEQFISEIGFEETKKLGQSLFTPSKVSARVNTDLTTRELVLTELSDDGLEVVASDLSPVGVVGKKGFLAGSWLSKEGQLTVQDETSMLVAPSMQVEAHHQVLDACAAPGGKTTHIANYIDVLEGGKITALDIHEHKVKLIMDNAERLQVSERIEAHVLDARKVSEKFEDETFDRILADVPCSGLGLLRRKPDIKYSKQASDFANLPKIQLEILSSLAPKLKQSGIMTYSTCTVSQAENQQVIAAFLEEHPEFEAIDVKGAESLQQNEPFPSVTIYPHDYQTDGFFICCLKRK; via the coding sequence ATGGCTAAAAAAATTCCAGTAAAAATTAAACACAGTGCTCGCTTTGCGGCGATGAATGCATTAGTTAAAGTAGCGAATCGCCAAGCGTATTCGAATTTATTAATTAACCAAATTTTAAATGAATCACAATTAAGTGAAAAAGATGGTCGTTTGATGACGGAAATTGTTTATGGAACGATTAGTCGCCGTTTAACTTTGGAGTATGGTTTAGCCCCGTTTATTGCTAAAGCTAAAAAAGTTGAACCATGGGTCTATCAATTGTTACTGTTATCTCTTTATCAATTAGAATATTTAGACCGCGTGCCTGAACACGCGATTGTTGATGAAGCGGTTGAAATCGCTAAAGCGCGTGGCAATATTGGTGCTAGTCGATTTGTGAATGGTGTTTTAAGAACAATTCAACGGGAAGGTGTGCCAAGTCCGGAGTTGATTAAGGACCCAGTAGAACGTCTATCAGTTGAAATCAGCATGCCTAAATGGTTAGTGGAACAGTTTATTTCTGAAATTGGCTTTGAAGAAACTAAAAAATTAGGGCAGTCATTATTTACGCCAAGTAAGGTTAGTGCGCGTGTTAATACAGATTTAACGACGAGAGAACTGGTACTAACGGAACTTTCTGATGATGGTTTAGAAGTAGTGGCTAGTGATTTATCACCAGTTGGAGTCGTTGGTAAAAAAGGGTTCCTAGCAGGCAGTTGGTTATCTAAAGAAGGACAATTAACCGTTCAAGACGAAACCTCAATGCTAGTGGCACCGAGTATGCAAGTAGAAGCGCACCATCAAGTATTAGATGCTTGTGCTGCTCCAGGGGGCAAAACAACGCATATTGCAAACTACATTGATGTTTTAGAAGGTGGAAAGATTACTGCCTTAGATATTCACGAACACAAAGTAAAATTGATTATGGATAACGCTGAACGTTTGCAGGTATCCGAAAGAATCGAAGCTCATGTCTTAGATGCCCGCAAAGTTTCGGAGAAATTTGAAGATGAAACATTTGACCGTATTTTAGCGGATGTCCCGTGTTCGGGGTTAGGGTTATTGCGACGTAAACCAGATATTAAATATAGTAAACAAGCCAGTGATTTTGCTAACTTACCAAAAATTCAACTAGAAATCCTATCAAGTTTAGCACCGAAATTAAAACAATCGGGTATAATGACATATAGCACATGTACGGTGTCGCAAGCTGAAAATCAACAAGTGATTGCTGCGTTCTTAGAAGAACATCCTGAGTTTGAAGCGATTGATGTTAAAGGTGCTGAGTCATTACAACAAAATGAACCATTTCCAAGTGTGACAATTTATCCCCATGATTATCAAACAGATGGCTTTTTCATCTGTTGTTTAAAACGTAAATAA